The genomic stretch GCGTCGGCCACGGCGCTCGCCGTCGCCGCGGCCTGCGTCGGCTGCTACATCGTCGGCGCGCTGCACTGACCCAGCCCGGACCAGACCGGACCGGACCAGACCGGACCGGACCGGACCGGACCGAGCATGGTCGGGCTCGTCGGCTGCGGCCGATCAGGCAGGATGGGTGCATGAGCGACCAGCGATGGATCAAGATCTGCGGCCTCTCCACCCCGGAGACGGTCGACGCCGCCGTCGAGGCCGGTGCGGACGCCGTCGGGTTCGTCTTCGCCGCCGGCAGCCCCCGCACCGTCACGGCCGACACCGCGAAGGAGCTCGTCGAGCGCCTGCCGGAGGGCATCGACGCCGTCGGGGTGTTCCGGGACCAGCCGATCGACGAGGTCGTGGGCATCGCCTCCGCCGTCGGGCTCACCACCGTCCAGCTGCACGGCCGCGAGTCCGCCGCCGACTTCGCCCGTGCCCGCGACGCCGGCTTCTTCACGATCCGCGCCCTGGCCGCCGCCGACTACCTGGCCGAGACCGCCGACCAGCGCGCCGCGTTCGACCACGACCTGCTGCTGCTCGACGCGGCCGTCCCCGGCAGCGGACACCTCGTCGACCCCGCGACCCTGACCGGCACCGTCGACGAGGCCTGGATCCTGGCCGGCGGCCTCACCCCGGAGAACGTCGCCGGGCTCGTGCAGCGACTCGACCCCGACGGCGTCGACGTCTCGAGCGGCGTCGAGTCCGAACGCGGCGTCAAGGACGTCCGCGCGATCCGGGCGTTCGTCGAGGCGGTCCGCAACATCCCCTGAGGCGGGCGGTCTCTGAGACGCGGGGCGGGCCTCCTGGCCGTGTCCGTACTCGTCAGGCCGTGCGGAGCGCTCGTCAGGCCTTGCGGAGCGTCGGGATGAGCTCACGGAGGAACGCGTCGGTGTCCTCCCAGCCCTCGACCGCGTGCGTGGGCACGCCCAGGGCCTTGACCGGGTAGTCGTTGCCCTCCGGGTCGAGCCGGTCGCCGACGAACAGCATGTCCGACAGGGCGATGCCGGTCAGCTCGGCGAGGCGCTGCATGCCGTACGCCTTGTCGATGCCCTTGCGGGTGATGTCGATGCTCGTGGAGCCGCCGGAGCGGACCTCGAGGTCGGGCAGCTCGGCCTGCACCAGGCGGCGCAGGTCGTCCTTCTTCGCACCGGTCGGGTCCCAGCGCTTCTTGACGTCCACCGGAGCCGACTGGCCGAGGGCCGAGAACGTGATCTGCGATCCGCGGTCCTCGAGGATCGCGCCCCAGGTCTCGGACTCCCAGTAGCCGGCGGCCTTCGCCTGCGCCTCGACCGCGGCGAGGGCACGGGCCTTCTCGTCCTCGGTGAGGTCCTCGGCGTACTGCAGGGTCCAGTCCAGTTCCCACGCGTAGTACCGGGTGCCGCACGTCGGCATGAGGTGCAGGTCGTCGAGGCGCAGCCCCGGTCGCTTCCGGAGCGGCGTGACGAGCTGCTGCTCGAACTGCTGGAAGTTCCCGCCGCTGATGACGGCGACGGGGACGACCTCGAGCAGGGCCGCGAAGGTCTCGAGCATCTGCGGATCGAGCGGGGACTTCGACGGGGCGAGCGTGTCGTCGAGATCGAAGGCGACGAGGCGAGGTGCAGGCATGCCCTCGATCATGCCAGGCGGCTACTCCTTGACGAGCACGACCTCGTCGAGGGGGATGCGGGTGCGCGGGGCGACCTCACGCTCGGCGGCCTTCTCGTCGAGGACCGACGGGTCGGCGACGGTGCCCACCGCGGTGACGGTGAACGGCACGAAGCGCTCGGGCAGGTCGAACGCGGCGGACAGGCCCGCGGCGTCGATGCCGGCCATCTGGTGCACGTGCAGGCCCTCGGCGTGCGCCTGGACGGTCAGCGCAGCGAGCGACTGGCCCAGGTCGTACTCGGCGAAGCGCAGCGGCTCGCCGTCCTCGTTCGTGGTCTCGAGGATCCCGACGACCAGCGCGCTGGCGCGGAACGCCCACGCGGCGTTGAAGCCGAGCAGGTTCTCGGTGACCTTGCGGAACGCGTCCGTGCCACGGCGGGCGGCGACGAAGCGGCGGGGCTGCAGGTTCATCGCGGACGGGGCCCAGCGGGCGGCCTCGAGGACGGCGTCGAGCTGCGCGTCCGTCATCGTCGCGGTCTCGTCGTAGGAGCGCGGGCTCCACCGTTCCTCGAGCAGGGGGACGAGGGGCTGGCTGGAGTCCGTGGAGCGGGAGAGCGTCGTCTGCGTGGTCATGGTTGCCGGAACAACCGCCTGCGCGCGGCTATTTCCGTCCGGGCCTGCGAAGATGGGCAGGATGAGTGGCGTCCTGATCGGCTTCGCGATCATCGCCGCCGTCATCGTCACGGGCTACGGCGTCGGTCGCGCCGGACTCCTCGGACCCCACGCGCAGTTCGTGCTGAGCCGGCTGGCGTTCTTCGTCCTCATGCCGTGCCTGCTGTTCCACACGATCGCCACGGCCGACGTCCGGACGCTGTTCTCGCCGATGCTCGCCGTCTCCGCGATCACCGCGCTGTCGGTCGCCGCCGGCACCGCCCTGGTGTTCGGACTCGTGCTCCGGCGTCCACTCACCACCACGACCGTCGGAGCGCTCGCCGCCTCGTACTCGAACGCGAACAACATCGGACTGCCCGTCGCCGTCTACGTGCTCGGGCAGGCGACCGCGGTGGTGCCGGTGATCATGCTGCAGCTCGTCGTGATGGCACCGATCGCCCTGACCGTCCTCGACGCGGCCACGGCCTCCGGTGGCGGGTGGCGACGCCGCGTGCTCGGGCCGGTGTCGAACCCGCTCATCATCGCGTCGCTGCTCGGGCTGCTCTGCTCGGTCACCGGCGTGCAGCTGCCGGATCCGGTCCTCGAACCCTTCGCCCTGGTGGGCGGCGCGGCGGTCCCCGTCGTGCTGCTCTCGTTCGGGATGAACCTGCACGGCGCCGCTCCGCTGCGGGACGCGGCCACCCGGGTCGACGTGCTGCTGGCGAGCGGGGTGAAGCTCCTGGTGATGCCGACCGTCGCGTTCCTGCTCGCCCGGTACGCGTTCGGGTTGGACGCCGAGCACGTGTTCGTCCTGACCGTCCTGGGCGGGCTGCCGGCGGCGCAGAACGTCTTCAACTACGCCCAGCGGTACGGCGCCGCGGTGCCGGTGGCGCGGGACGTGGTGCTGCTCACGACCGTCGGGTCGGTGCCGGTCCTGGTCGGGATCGCGGCGTTGCTGCACCCGTAGGGGCGTCCGGCGGGAGGCGCGTGGCGGAGCCGGGGCGCGCCTCCCGTCCGCCTGACGTGCCGTCGGGTGACGCGTCGTCGGGCGACGTGCCGTCGGGCGACCGCCGGCCGTCTGACGCGCCGTCGGGCGACTGCCGAGTGGTCACGAAGTGTCGGTCTCGGCCGGCCGGAGCGACAGATCGTGACCGCTCGGCGGAGGTGAGCGGGGTGTCGGGGCGCCGGAAGCGGCGCCGAGGGGGCGGCGCCGACCGGGCGGAGTCGAGACGGCCGGCAGACGCGACGGGAGGCGTGCACCCGGCTGGTGCGCGCCTCCCGTCGCTCGTCGGTGCAGTCCAGTGCACCGCGGTCGCGTCGCGGTCAGCGTCCGCGCTCGGCACCCTCGATGCTGACGGCGGCGCCGTAGTCGAGGTCGACGGACCGGTCCGGACCGACCGCGATGCCGTCGAGGAGCTGCTCGACCGTCACGGTGTGCACGCCCCCGGCGTTCGGGGCGGGCACGTCGACCGTGAACGCGCCACCCGCTGCCTCGTCGCCCGCGATGACCGGGGTCCCGACCGGGGCACCGTCGCGGAGGAGCTGGACGGTCGCGCCGGGGACGGCCGTGCCGGTGACCTGCGCGGGCCGGGTCACGTCGTCGTCGAAGTGGTCGGCCACGTCGGCGAGGTCCGTCGCGTCGAGCTGGACGGTGCGCTCCTCCTGGCCGACGATCGAGCTGCCGACGAGCTGTTCGATGACGAGCGTCTGCTCCACACCGACCGGCAGGTGGCGCAGCGTGGTCGTCCACGTCGAGTCGTCACCCGCGGCACGGGTGGCGACGGACTCGATCGGTGCGCCGTTGATCGTCACGGTCGCTCCGGGGATCTTCGTGCCGGACAGCGTGATGCTCCGGTCGGCGACGTCCGCCACGGGGTCCTCGACGGACCACGAGTCGGAGTAGTCGTCCTCGGCGGCGAGCTGGGCCGCGTCGTCCGACGAGCCGACCACGACACGACCGTCGTCGCCGAGTGCGAGGTACCAGTCGCGGTTCGACCGCGACTGCAGGACGGTGCCGCCGGTCCGCTCGACGGCGGTGAACTGCTGGACCCGGTCGCTGGTGCGGCAGGTCGAGAGGATGACCCGTCCGTCCAACGCCGCGCTGCTGGCCGGCTGGACGCAGCGGTTGCCGTTCACGACGACCTGCGCGGTCGTGCCGGTCTTCGGGACCGCCCACGAGAGCGTCTTGGCGGTGGCCTCGTCAGTCGGCTTCGAGTCCCACGTGATCTCCTGCAGGAGGCCCTCGCCGGAGCGGACCGGCTCGAGCGCGACCGCTTCGCCGGCCGTGGCGCTCGCGAAGAGGGCGCGGCCACCGCGGAGGTCCTTGTCCTCGATGATCGGCCAGGCCAGCGTGGGGTCGGTCGGCCCGACCGGGGCCGCGCCCGCCTGCTGCGGCGTCACGACGATCTCGTCGTTGCCGACCGCGATGGTCACCGTGGCGATGGAGAACTCGCCGGCGAACGAGACCCCGAAGAGGCCGTCCGGACGTGCCGTCGTGCGGTACTCCTTGTCGTACACGTCGACGACGCGGATCCGTGCACCCGGGTAGGTGGTTCCGATCACGGTCTGGCGGCGGTTGCCCGCGCTGCCCTTCTGCCAGATCTTCAGGTCCTCCGGTTCGGCGAGGGCCTTGCGGACGGTGGCGTGCGCGGGGCTGGTCTGGCGGTCGTCGTCCGTCACCACGAAGGCGTCGATGTCCCACCGCCCGTCGTCGACGGTGAAGTCCACGTCGGTGGTGCCGGCCGTGACGGCGGTCGTGGCGACCACCTCGTCGTCGTCGGCGTTCCACGGGTCGTTGCGGTCGACGACGGTGAGGGTGCCGGCGGCGCTGGACTCGACCGTGGCGGTCACGTCGTTGCGGTCGACGTCGAAGCGGGGCCGGTCGCCGGAGGCGCCTTCGGGTGCTGCACCGTCGACGGCGGTGATGGTGGTGCTGCTGCCCGGGATGACCGGGAGCTGGGGGATGGTGGCGCTGGTCTGAGCGCCGGTGGTGTTCGCGGTGGCGGTCTCCTGCGCCGTGGCGGTCCCGGCGCACAGGGCGGCGGTCAGCACGGCGGTGCCGAGGAGGAACGGGCGGTACTTCACGGAAGGCCTTTCGAGGTGAGGGGGAGCGGTGTCGGCCGTGGGGTCAGGACGCGGTGGGCGCGTCGACGGTGACACCGGCGCCGTAGTCGATCGTCACCGTGGTCGGCGTCCCGACCGCGGCGCCGTCGAGGACCTGCACGACCGCGAACTCGTGCGGACCGGCTGCGTTCGGAGCCGGCACGTCGAGCACGAAGGAGCCGGCGGCGTCACCGTCGGCCGCGGCCGTCGTCGTGGCACCCTCGACCGGGACCCCGCCGTCGAGCAGCTGGATCGTCGCCCCGGGTTCGGCGTCGCCGGTGATCTGGGCCGGGAGGGTGACGTCGTCGCGGAACGCGCTGGTCACGCCCGAGAGGTCTCCGGCGTCGATGCGGACGGTCTGCTCGCTCTGGGCGACGACGACGCCGTCGATGAGCTGCTGGACCTCGAACGTGCGGGCCTGTCCGATCGGCAGGTCGTGCAGCGTCGTGCTCCAGGAACCGCCCGCGGCGATCGCACGCGCGTCCTTCGCCGACCGGGCGCCGGTGCCGTTGTCGACGGGGGTGCCGTCGACCGTGACGACGGCACCGGGGATCGCGGTGCCGGACAGCCGGACCGAGCGGTCCGCCACGGACGGGGCGGGCTCGTCGACCGACCACGAGGACTCGTACTGGTCGACGTAGGCGAGCACCGCCGCGTCGGCCTCGTCACCGAGGATGATCATGCCGTCGGCGCCGAGGGTCAGGTAGCGGGACTCGTCCGATGCCAGGCGCAGCAGCGTGTCGCCGTCGCGCAGGACCGCGGTGAAGGTCTGGCTCGGGTCGCCGTCCTCGGCACGGATGCAGGCCGCGGAACGGAGCGAACCGTCGTCTCCGGCGGTGACGCAGGTGTTGCCTTCGAGGATGATCGGTCCGGACACGTCGACGTTCGGGATCGACCACCCCACGGCGTTGTTGCCCGCGATGTCCTCCGGGCCGAGACGCCACTGCAGCCCTGCGCTGGACGCAGTGGTGAGGTACGCGCTCTCACGCCCCTCCTCGCCACCGACGAAGAGACCGAACAGGGAGCGGAGGTCCCCGAGGTCCACGATCGGCCAGACCAGGGACGGGTCACCCTCGCCCGGCTCGACCTGTTCGAACGGGACGACCTGGGCGCCGTTGGTGAGCTGGTTGTGCTCGACGATGACCTGGGTGCGGCCGGTCGACCCGAAGTAGCTGATGCCGAAGCGGCCGTCCTCACGCGAGCGCGTGGAGTACCGCTCGCCGTCGTCGGTCACGATCTCGACGCGCTCGTTCGCGTAGGTCGAGCCGGTGACCGTGATCCGCTGGTCCGAGCTGCCCGCCACGTCCGAGTACGTCCCGGCGAGGTCCTGGACGTCCTGACCGCCGACGGCGAGCGTGAACTGCTCGGGTCGGGTGCGCTGCCCGTCCGCCGTGACGACGTACATCGAGTAGTCCCAGTTGCTGTCCGGCACCGCGAACGAGACGTCGCTCGTGCCGGCCTCGACCGGGGTCTCGAGGACGACGGCGTCGTCGGTCGGGTCGTACGGGTCACCGTGTTCGACGATCGTCAGGGTGCCGTCGTGGCTGGAACGCAGCGAGATGTCGATCGGGACGTCGTTGTCGATGTCGTCGTCGTCGTCCGGGACGACCCAGAGCGGCAGGTCCTGCCCGTACTCGGTCTCCCACTCGCCGTTGACGGTGTAGAGCAGGGTCGTGGAACCCGGGATGTCCGGGTACTCGGGGATGATCTCGCGCTGCGCTCGGGAGTCGTGCGCCGCGGTGGTCGTCGTCGCCTTCGTCGCGGTGGAGTCGGCGGGGGCGGCGTCGGCGGTGCCGGCCAGCACGAGTCCGGAGGCGATGGTCGCGACGAGGGCGGTGGCGCCCGCGAGGGTGGGTCGGTTGTGCACTGTGGTCCTTCCCGAACAGCTGGGGTGCTGGTCGTCAGGATCACTACTGTCTCATGTCAAATGTAAAATACATCGACGGTGAGGGAATCGACGCCGATCAGAAGATCATCGGGCGGTCGTCGTCGAGCACCGTGTCGAGGTCCAGGTCGACCGACACCGGCACGTGGTCGCTGGGGGCGTCGCCCTTGCGCTCGTCACGGTGGATCGTGGCCGCCACGGTGACGTCCGCGAACGCCTGCGAACCCATCACGAAGTCGATGCGCATGCCCTCGTTGCGGGGGAAGCGCAGCTGCTTGTAGTCCCAGTACGTGTACCCGGTCGGCACGAGGGGGCGGACGACGTCCTGCAGCCCGCGCTCCTCGAACGCCCGGAACGCCGCGCGCTCGGGCTCGCTGACGTGGGTGGAGCCCTCGAAGACCCGGACGTCCCAGACGTCGTCGTCGAAGGGAGCCACGTTCCAGTCGCCCATCAGTGCGAGGGGCAGGTCGGGCTCGGCCTGCAACCACTCCGTCGTCCGGTCGGCCAACTGCGCCAGCCAGTCGAGCTTGTACGTGTAGTGCGGGTCACCGAGCTCGCGGCCGTTCGGGACGTAGAGGCTCCACAGCCGGACGCCCTCGACCGTGACGCCGATGGCACGGGCCTCGACCGGCAGGTCCGGACCCTCCTGCCCCTTGAGGAAGCCGGGCTGGCCGGGGAAGTCCCGGGTGACGTCCGCCATCGGCAGGCGGCTGGCGAACGCGACGCCGTTCCACTGGTTCAGGCCGTGCGCCTCCACGGTGTAGCCGGCGGCCTCGAAGGCCTCGACCGGGAACTGCTCGGGCTTGCACTTGATCTCCTGCATGCCGAGGACGTCGACGTCCTCACGCACCAACCAGTCGACGACCCGGCCGACTCGGGTGCGGACGGAGTTGACGTTCCAGGTCGCGACGCGCATGGGATCGAACCTACCGGGAGCGGCCGACCGCCCGCCCCGACAGCAGCGGGGCACCCACCCGGGAGGCCCGCCCCCTGTCCGCGGGCGCGCTCCGGTGGCAGGGTGTTCCCTGGACGCACATCCGACCAGCACCACAGGAGGCACTCATGGCAACGACGGCGAACTCCGACCGCGTGGACGGCACCACCACCGGCAGCACCACGACCCAGGTGACCGCGAAGGGCCGCACGGTCATCGAAGACGCGGTCGTCGCCAAGGTCGCCGGCATCGCCGCCCGCGACGTCCCCGGCGTGGTGGCCCTCGGCGGCAACACCGCGCGGGCCTTCGGCGCGATCCGCGACGCCATCGGCTCGAGCGACCTCGGGCAGGGCGTCCGCGTCGAGGTCGGCGAGACCCAGGCCGCGGTCGACCTGACGCTCGTCGTCGCCTATCCGATGCCGATGCAGGAGGTCGCCTCCGCCGTCCGGCAGGCCGTGACCGACGCCGTCACCGACCTCGTCGGGCTGCAGGTGACCGAGGTCAACATCGCGATCATCGACGTCGACATCCCCGCACTCGACGCTCCCGCCGCCGCGCCCGAGACGCGCGTCCGGTGAACACCACCGTCGTCGGCATGGCCGTCGGGGCGGTCCTGGCGGTCGTCGCCCTGACGCTCGGGTTCTGGGCGTTCGTCGTGGTCGCCGTCGCGATCGCACTCGGTGGATTGATCGGGCGGATCGTCAGCGGTGACGTCGACGTCCGTCGTCTCCTCGACGTCCTCCGCGGGCGTCGGAGTTCCTCGTGAGCGCAGCCGCGCTGCCCGGCACCGACCGGATCGCGACGCCTGCCCTCGTCCACACCGCGCAGGCCGTCGCCGCCGAGGCGCTCCGGGCACCCCTCCGGGAGGTCCGTGCCCGGGTCGTCGACGACGGTCGCGGTGCACTGGCGGTCGAGGTCACCAGCCCGCTGACCCTGCCCGCGCTCGGCTCGCACGCGGTCCCCGACGAGCCCGTCCTCGCGACGGCGCACCGGGCCCGCGCCGCGATCGCCGAGCGGTTCCGGACGATCACCGGACGGAAGGTCGAGCGCGTCTCGGTGACGTTCTCGTCCGCCGTGCTGGACGTGCCGCGGAGGGTCCGGTGAGCCCGGCAGGCACGAGTCCGGCAGACATGCGTCCGGCAGACACGCTTCCGTCGAGCACGAGTGACAGGAGCAGTGCCGCGCCCGGGTCGGGGCCCGTCACGAAGGCCCCACCGGCAGACGCGGATCGCTTCCTGCGCCGCATCGTCCGTCGCGAGACCTCGGCGCCCCGGACCCCCACCGTCGTCGTCGCGATGGTCCTGCTCCTGGTGGTCGCCGCGGCCGTCGGGACCGCCGCGGTCGTGGCGCTGCTGGACGAGCGC from Curtobacterium sp. MCLR17_032 encodes the following:
- a CDS encoding nitroreductase family protein, whose protein sequence is MTTQTTLSRSTDSSQPLVPLLEERWSPRSYDETATMTDAQLDAVLEAARWAPSAMNLQPRRFVAARRGTDAFRKVTENLLGFNAAWAFRASALVVGILETTNEDGEPLRFAEYDLGQSLAALTVQAHAEGLHVHQMAGIDAAGLSAAFDLPERFVPFTVTAVGTVADPSVLDEKAAEREVAPRTRIPLDEVVLVKE
- a CDS encoding AEC family transporter yields the protein MSGVLIGFAIIAAVIVTGYGVGRAGLLGPHAQFVLSRLAFFVLMPCLLFHTIATADVRTLFSPMLAVSAITALSVAAGTALVFGLVLRRPLTTTTVGALAASYSNANNIGLPVAVYVLGQATAVVPVIMLQLVVMAPIALTVLDAATASGGGWRRRVLGPVSNPLIIASLLGLLCSVTGVQLPDPVLEPFALVGGAAVPVVLLSFGMNLHGAAPLRDAATRVDVLLASGVKLLVMPTVAFLLARYAFGLDAEHVFVLTVLGGLPAAQNVFNYAQRYGAAVPVARDVVLLTTVGSVPVLVGIAALLHP
- a CDS encoding Asp23/Gls24 family envelope stress response protein; this translates as MATTANSDRVDGTTTGSTTTQVTAKGRTVIEDAVVAKVAGIAARDVPGVVALGGNTARAFGAIRDAIGSSDLGQGVRVEVGETQAAVDLTLVVAYPMPMQEVASAVRQAVTDAVTDLVGLQVTEVNIAIIDVDIPALDAPAAAPETRVR
- a CDS encoding exodeoxyribonuclease III, with translation MRVATWNVNSVRTRVGRVVDWLVREDVDVLGMQEIKCKPEQFPVEAFEAAGYTVEAHGLNQWNGVAFASRLPMADVTRDFPGQPGFLKGQEGPDLPVEARAIGVTVEGVRLWSLYVPNGRELGDPHYTYKLDWLAQLADRTTEWLQAEPDLPLALMGDWNVAPFDDDVWDVRVFEGSTHVSEPERAAFRAFEERGLQDVVRPLVPTGYTYWDYKQLRFPRNEGMRIDFVMGSQAFADVTVAATIHRDERKGDAPSDHVPVSVDLDLDTVLDDDRPMIF
- a CDS encoding phosphoribosylanthranilate isomerase; protein product: MSDQRWIKICGLSTPETVDAAVEAGADAVGFVFAAGSPRTVTADTAKELVERLPEGIDAVGVFRDQPIDEVVGIASAVGLTTVQLHGRESAADFARARDAGFFTIRALAAADYLAETADQRAAFDHDLLLLDAAVPGSGHLVDPATLTGTVDEAWILAGGLTPENVAGLVQRLDPDGVDVSSGVESERGVKDVRAIRAFVEAVRNIP
- a CDS encoding DUF2273 domain-containing protein yields the protein MNTTVVGMAVGAVLAVVALTLGFWAFVVVAVAIALGGLIGRIVSGDVDVRRLLDVLRGRRSSS
- a CDS encoding HAD-IIB family hydrolase — encoded protein: MPAPRLVAFDLDDTLAPSKSPLDPQMLETFAALLEVVPVAVISGGNFQQFEQQLVTPLRKRPGLRLDDLHLMPTCGTRYYAWELDWTLQYAEDLTEDEKARALAAVEAQAKAAGYWESETWGAILEDRGSQITFSALGQSAPVDVKKRWDPTGAKKDDLRRLVQAELPDLEVRSGGSTSIDITRKGIDKAYGMQRLAELTGIALSDMLFVGDRLDPEGNDYPVKALGVPTHAVEGWEDTDAFLRELIPTLRKA